A stretch of DNA from Trichoplusia ni isolate ovarian cell line Hi5 chromosome 9, tn1, whole genome shotgun sequence:
AATGGAAAATCTCTCATGTGTGCCTATAAACTCTGTAAGGTAGAATTTCGTTATTGGGGCATGCAAACAAAACTAGAAAAATTTATTCATGATGTTGCATTGAGGAAAACTATGCTGAGGGCTCATCGGCAGGCCTGGGCATGGCAAGATGAATGGCATGGTCTGACCATGGATGATATTAGAGAGATAGAAAGGCAGACCCAACTAGCTCTGCAGAAAAAGATGGCAGGAGACACAAGCGATGAACAAGATTTATCTGAGGAAAATTCAAAATCCTTAGCAGCTACCATGAGTAGTTTAGAAAAGAATGAAGATGTACCAACACCATTGGTTACAAAGAAGAATACTACTGAAAAGAGAATCCAAAAGCATTTGACCCCAGAAGGTACTCCACCATCAGAACACAAATCCTCTTCTAAAACAAATCTTAGATCCTCATCATCAGGTTCTATTAAAAGTTTGCAAGCACAAGCGGCTAACTGGAGAATGGAAACCCTTGTTAGAGAATCAGAAACTGAAACAGGATCTGAAGATGAGTTCTATGACTGTGAATCTTCATTCAATAAATGGTCTTCCATGTGCTCACTTGATGAAGGTGACATTGATATATCGCCCACGCAAGGAGATCAAAGTCAAGAGGACAGCATTTTTAATCCAACCTTCTTGAAAAGAGTTACCTCTGAAAGGGGTTCACGGAGGATGATTACTTTACAAAGTCATCAAAGCATTGATGGGTGTCCTGAAACACCTGTCCATAGCTCCTGTCCAAccacagttttaatattagtgtttCATGCTGGAAGTGTATTAGATGCGAATGTAGATATGACAGCCAAGAAATCTGATGTCACTACCTTCAAAGGTGCTTTTGAATCTGTGATGCGCCAACATTATCCAACTTTAATTGGACACATAGCTATAAAACTGGTGTCTTGTCCTTCTATATGCACTGATGCACTAGGAGTTTTGTCAACACTAAGCCCATACAGTTTTGATTGTTCGCCATCAACAATAGAATCTCCATCACTTACCAATGATCTTATACCTATTGGCGCTATTCCCCTAATTGCTACAACATCACCAGATTACCCAGAATCTGTTACAAAAACGATTAGTTCTGCAAATGCTGTGtacaatgaatttataaaatcagaAGATGGAAGGGGATTTAATGGGCAAGTCTGTATTGTTGGAGATAGCATGGGCTCTGTACTAGCATACGACTCACTTGTTCGAACGTTGCAATACCAATCAAGACATGACAGTGAAAGTAGTATTTTGGACACTGAGATCACTATTCCGAATGACCCTCTAGAGCCACATTACCTCAACAAGTCTCACTTGCAAGCTCCTTCGCCTAGGCGGCGCTCGTCATCTACTAGTGACAATCATATTAAACTCGAATTCGAAGTGACCGATTTCTTCACGTTTGGTAGTCCATTGTCACTTATACTGGCATCAAGAAAAATATCTGACGATAAATCTCGAGACATTGTAAAACCACCCGTACAGCAAGTGTTTAACTTGTTTCATCCAACGGATCCTGTTGGCTCCAGATTGGAGCCACTGCTATCAGCTAGATTCACAAATTTACCACCTATAAATGTTGCTAGATATACTAAATATCCATTAGGTAATGGACAACCTTACCATTTAATGGAGTTAATTCAGAGTCATCCACAATTATTTGGCGATCACTTGCAAATGCCGCCGACTCCAGTCCTAAGAAGACTTTCTGAAGCATCAGTACAAAGTACAGTTAGTGGATTAGTAGATAACATTCCTTTAATTACTATGAACGCTTTACAACAAAAATGGTGGGGATCCAAACGACTTGATTACGCTTTGTATTGTCCAGAAGGTTTGACAAATTTTCCTACAAACGCTTTACCTCATTTATTCCATGCAAGTTATTGGGAAAGTTCTGATGTTATAGCTTTTATACTAAGACAAGTCGGTCATTTCGACTTAGCACTATATGGCCACTCTGAAGATAAAGAGTGTCCAATGTTCAAACCCGGCCAAGAGAGAGAAAAGTGGATGAGAAAACGAACTTCAGTTAAATTGAAGAATGTTGCTGCAAACCATAGAGCTAACGATGTTATCGTGAAAGAAGGATGCCCTCAAACATTTACCGCTCGTTTTATGTATGGGCCGCTAGATATGATAACCTTGACTGGAGAAAAAGTTGATGTTTATATGATGAAAGATCCACCAGCAGGTGAATGGACGATGTTGTCTACTGTTGTAACCGATAAAACTGGCAGGATAACATACACCATACCAGAACGACAGAGTGTCGCTTGCGGCATATATCCTGTAAGAGTTGTGGTGCGCGGAGATCACACTATGTGCAATTTCCACCTAGCCGTAGTGCCTCCTCAAACAGAATGCATAGTATTTAGTATTGACGGATCGTTTACTGCTAGTGTGTCAGTTACTGGTCGGGATCCTAAAGTAAGAGCTGGCGCAGTTGATGTTGTCCGCTTCTGGCAAGATCTGGGATATCTTATACTGTACATAACCGGCAGACCTGACATGCAACAGAGAAAAGTAATATCATGGTTGGCTGAGCATAATTTCCCTCATgggttagtatttttttctgatggattttcaaCAGATCCTTTGGGTCACAAGGCAGCGCATTTGAACAATCTTATAACTGAACATGGAATCATAATGCATGCTGCATATGGCTCAGGAAAAGACATTACTGTATATCACAACTGTGGATTGTCTCCCAAGCAAATCTATGCTATTGGACGAATCAGTAAAAAGTATAGCAACATGGCAACAACTTTAAATGATGGCTACGCTTCGCATTTAGCTGATCTGAAGTCACCTGGAGCTTCGAGACCTGCCAGGGGTAACGCACGTCTTCTAGTACCACGACGTCTGCTAGCACCTGTAAGCGGACCGTCAATCTCGCGAATGCGACGTTAAGACATCTGTACGGTTTAGTAATCGTGAAAACGCTTATTTTTTCTCGGGTTAGATGGTTTTTGTGATAAGCTAGTGCTTAATGTACAACTGTCGTAATATTATCATCTCATTTTTAGATCATGACTATTTATGACCCACGTACTGTTTGggcaaacaagatttatatGCACATACTTTTCCAATTCAGGTTTGatactttattcaaatttgtGTATTGATTAAGATTGATAAACAAGTTGTTTgttgtaaagatttttaaattagcaAATTGGGAAGGTATTGCGCCCGATATTGATCCTCATTGTATATCTAATGGTAAAAATATTGTGACGACTGTTTTAATATTCtaactgtaaaaaaaacttgttacgTACTTCTATTGTAACTCATAATGTGCAGAATATTTGGAGGTAGGTTACTTATGGTTTATTGTTACGAGTGTTTGCTGGAGGGTTGTAATCTCTGCACAGAACATCATGACTTAGTGTGCTGTTTCTTCTAGTCTATGCGCTATTCGTAGATATGCTTGCAATATTATACTTACTAAAAGCGAGTATTGAATATTTGATGATTTGAGAGTTTAATCGTGGCATCTCGGATACACTAGACTGCTTACCAATCTTGTCTGGTAATGTAACGTCTAGAAATACATTTGCAGTCATAGCTAGATTTAACCAATATCGATTGGTTTATTACTTTGTATATTTGTGTACTATTATAGTGACAGAGCTACAGTGCAGGCATGtgttataaatatatagaattcatattttattaatgggtTGATTATGAATTGTTTCttacttgaaaaatataattattgttaaggCGTAATAACAATGTTAGGTACGTGATATTAtatcttgttatttattaataattctgaaatatttaattagtacaaAATGCACTTATGCTCTTTTCTCCGACTACGGTTTATAGgctactaaaatatattt
This window harbors:
- the LOC113497573 gene encoding protein retinal degeneration B: MLIKEYRIPLPLTVEEYRIAQLYMIAKKSREESSGEGSGVEILVNEPYEDGPGGKGQYTQKIYHVGSHLPGWFKSLLPKSALTVSEEAWNAYPYTKTRYTCPFVEKFSLEIETYYYADNGHQENVFNLTGSDLKNRLVDVIDVCKDQLFGADYVKEEDPTLFVSQKCNRGPLSDNWLEEYWQEVQGKPQPLPNGKSLMCAYKLCKVEFRYWGMQTKLEKFIHDVALRKTMLRAHRQAWAWQDEWHGLTMDDIREIERQTQLALQKKMAGDTSDEQDLSEENSKSLAATMSSLEKNEDVPTPLVTKKNTTEKRIQKHLTPEGTPPSEHKSSSKTNLRSSSSGSIKSLQAQAANWRMETLVRESETETGSEDEFYDCESSFNKWSSMCSLDEGDIDISPTQGDQSQEDSIFNPTFLKRVTSERGSRRMITLQSHQSIDGCPETPVHSSCPTTVLILVFHAGSVLDANVDMTAKKSDVTTFKGAFESVMRQHYPTLIGHIAIKLVSCPSICTDALGVLSTLSPYSFDCSPSTIESPSLTNDLIPIGAIPLIATTSPDYPESVTKTISSANAVYNEFIKSEDGRGFNGQVCIVGDSMGSVLAYDSLVRTLQYQSRHDSESSILDTEITIPNDPLEPHYLNKSHLQAPSPRRRSSSTSDNHIKLEFEVTDFFTFGSPLSLILASRKISDDKSRDIVKPPVQQVFNLFHPTDPVGSRLEPLLSARFTNLPPINVARYTKYPLGNGQPYHLMELIQSHPQLFGDHLQMPPTPVLRRLSEASVQSTVSGLVDNIPLITMNALQQKWWGSKRLDYALYCPEGLTNFPTNALPHLFHASYWESSDVIAFILRQVGHFDLALYGHSEDKECPMFKPGQEREKWMRKRTSVKLKNVAANHRANDVIVKEGCPQTFTARFMYGPLDMITLTGEKVDVYMMKDPPAGEWTMLSTVVTDKTGRITYTIPERQSVACGIYPVRVVVRGDHTMCNFHLAVVPPQTECIVFSIDGSFTASVSVTGRDPKVRAGAVDVVRFWQDLGYLILYITGRPDMQQRKVISWLAEHNFPHGLVFFSDGFSTDPLGHKAAHLNNLITEHGIIMHAAYGSGKDITVYHNCGLSPKQIYAIGRISKKYSNMATTLNDGYASHLADLKSPGASRPARGNARLLVPRRLLAPVSGPSISRMRR